The following are encoded in a window of Allosphingosinicella indica genomic DNA:
- a CDS encoding acetolactate synthase large subunit, with product MTKASDLFIQCLEEEGVEYIFGVPGEENLDFLDSLSRSDKIKLILTRHEQGAGFMAATYGRHTGKTGVCLATLGPGATNFVTAAAYAQLGGMPILMITGQKPIKKSKQGRFQILDVVDMMGPITKYTHQLASADNIPSRVRESFRLAEEEKPGATHLEFPEDIAEEQTDSKPLKPSLARRPTADEKAVRAAVKKIESAKAPVLVIGAGANRKMTSRMLLQFVEKTNIPFLTTQLGKGVIDETHPKFLGCAALSSGDYVHRAIEAADLIINVGHDVIEKPPFFMKNGGTEVIHVSTRSAEVDPVYFPQVEVIGDIANAIWQIKEDIVPSGSWNFDRMLKARAAEVEHTNGMCDDQRFPIFPPCLVKQVREAMPADGIICLDNGVYKIWFARNYPARAPNTVLLDNALATMGAGLPSAMASAMVYPGRKVMAICGDGGFMMNSQEMETAVRLKLNITVLILNDNSYGMIRWKQANMGFADWGLTYGNPDFVKYAEAYGAHGHRVESAEDLPRILNECLNTDGVHLIDCPVDYSENDRILNKEIKELSAKV from the coding sequence ATGACGAAGGCGTCCGATCTATTCATCCAGTGCCTCGAAGAGGAGGGTGTCGAATATATCTTCGGCGTACCCGGCGAGGAGAATCTCGATTTCCTCGACAGTCTTTCGCGCTCCGACAAGATCAAGCTGATCCTGACCCGGCACGAGCAAGGCGCCGGCTTCATGGCGGCGACTTACGGCCGTCATACCGGCAAGACCGGCGTCTGCCTCGCGACCTTGGGTCCGGGCGCCACCAACTTCGTCACCGCCGCCGCTTATGCGCAGCTCGGTGGCATGCCTATCTTGATGATTACTGGGCAGAAACCGATCAAGAAGTCCAAGCAGGGCCGCTTCCAGATACTCGACGTCGTCGACATGATGGGGCCGATCACGAAATATACGCACCAGCTCGCCTCGGCCGACAACATCCCGAGTCGCGTGCGCGAATCCTTCCGTCTCGCGGAAGAGGAAAAGCCCGGCGCCACGCATCTCGAATTTCCCGAGGACATCGCCGAGGAGCAGACCGATTCGAAGCCGCTGAAGCCGAGCCTCGCGCGCCGGCCGACCGCGGACGAGAAGGCCGTGCGCGCCGCGGTCAAGAAGATCGAATCGGCGAAGGCGCCGGTGCTGGTGATCGGCGCGGGCGCGAACCGCAAGATGACCAGCCGGATGCTGCTCCAGTTCGTCGAGAAGACCAATATCCCCTTCCTCACCACCCAGCTCGGCAAGGGCGTGATCGACGAGACGCACCCCAAATTCCTGGGCTGCGCCGCGCTGTCGTCGGGCGATTACGTACACCGCGCGATCGAAGCGGCGGATCTCATCATCAACGTCGGCCATGACGTGATCGAGAAGCCGCCCTTCTTCATGAAGAATGGCGGCACCGAGGTGATCCACGTCTCGACCCGCTCGGCCGAGGTCGATCCTGTCTATTTCCCGCAGGTCGAGGTGATCGGCGACATCGCCAACGCCATCTGGCAGATCAAGGAGGACATCGTCCCCTCGGGCTCCTGGAATTTCGACCGGATGCTGAAGGCGCGCGCCGCCGAGGTCGAGCACACGAACGGCATGTGCGACGATCAGCGCTTCCCGATCTTCCCGCCGTGCTTGGTGAAGCAGGTGCGCGAGGCGATGCCGGCGGACGGCATCATCTGCCTCGACAACGGCGTCTACAAGATCTGGTTCGCGCGCAATTATCCGGCGCGCGCGCCCAACACCGTGCTGCTCGACAATGCGCTGGCGACGATGGGTGCGGGCCTGCCGTCGGCGATGGCCTCGGCGATGGTCTATCCGGGCCGCAAGGTGATGGCGATCTGCGGCGACGGCGGCTTCATGATGAATAGCCAGGAGATGGAGACCGCGGTCCGCCTGAAACTCAACATCACCGTGCTGATCCTCAACGACAACAGCTACGGCATGATCCGCTGGAAGCAGGCGAACATGGGCTTCGCCGATTGGGGCCTCACTTACGGCAACCCCGATTTCGTCAAATATGCCGAGGCCTATGGCGCCCACGGCCACCGCGTCGAAAGCGCCGAAGATCTGCCGCGCATCCTCAATGAATGCCTCAACACCGACGGCGTCCACCTGATCGATTGCCCGGTCGACTATTCCGAAAACGACCGCATATTGAACAAGGAGATCAAGGAACTGAGCGCGAAGGTTTGA
- a CDS encoding cyclic nucleotide-binding domain-containing protein produces the protein MTDGSVFSGAALLGQLPFALLVGAAVVRMQDRSRQLIAAAGAVGLVHALAVSGSGLLAFWWGLLLAASMLLMAMRFIESSRVRFTPEEEAMAKGVFSPLPRPRARHLLDQGFWLTGRDGEVLTREGEDVTHLFYLSDGNAKVLSQGKQVGSIRPGDLIGEVTILTGDRATATVVLDGPARFWCAPASVLRPYVETHSDVRHALERGVTDALRAKLRASNERAAEAGGVAA, from the coding sequence TCGCGCTGCTGGTCGGCGCCGCGGTGGTGCGGATGCAGGACCGCTCGCGCCAGCTCATCGCGGCGGCCGGCGCGGTCGGGCTCGTCCATGCGCTGGCCGTGTCCGGCAGCGGGTTGCTCGCCTTCTGGTGGGGACTGCTGCTGGCGGCGAGCATGCTGCTGATGGCGATGCGCTTCATCGAGAGCAGCCGCGTCCGCTTCACGCCCGAAGAGGAGGCGATGGCCAAGGGCGTCTTCTCGCCCCTGCCCCGCCCGCGGGCGCGCCATCTGCTTGATCAGGGCTTCTGGCTCACCGGCCGCGACGGCGAAGTTCTGACCCGCGAGGGCGAGGACGTCACCCACCTCTTCTACCTCAGCGACGGCAACGCCAAGGTGCTGAGCCAGGGCAAGCAGGTCGGATCGATCCGCCCCGGCGATCTGATCGGCGAAGTAACGATCCTGACCGGCGACCGCGCGACGGCGACGGTGGTGCTCGACGGCCCGGCGCGCTTCTGGTGCGCCCCCGCCTCGGTGCTGCGGCCCTATGTCGAAACGCACAGCGACGTGCGCCATGCGCTGGAGCGCGGCGTCACAGATGCACTGCGGGCGAAGCTCCGCGCATCGAACGAGCGTGCGGCGGAAGCGGGCGGCGTCGCGGCCTGA
- a CDS encoding aldehyde dehydrogenase family protein produces MTKLKDTYPLYLANEAKQPNADLEVTDKYTGKVAFRVAQADAKTIDAGIAAAVKAAEPMARMASYERQAVLQHCVDRFTERFDELAYALCVEAGKPINDAEGEVTRLIDTFRIAAEESVRMTGEVQPLDISKRARGYMGIWKRVPIGPCSFISPFNFPLNLAAHKIAPAIAVGCPFVMKPASRTPLGAIIMGEVLAETDLPKGAFSILPAHREGADMFTEDERLKLLSFTGSPGVGWDLKAKAGKKKVVLELGGNAAVIVDKDADLEDAVARIIFGAFYQSGQSCIGVQRIIIHADIYDALKEKLAAKTKTLVAGDPHDRKTFVGPMIDLKEATRLDNWIQEAVEGGAKLLVGGKRDGAMLEATLLEGVDRSATVYREEAFGPVAILSKFDDFAAALDEVNDSKFGLQAGIFTRDIFQVLNAWDRLDVGGVVINDVPSYRVDNMPYGGVKDSGLGREGIRFAMEDMTEIRNLVIRRREG; encoded by the coding sequence ATGACCAAGCTCAAGGACACCTATCCGCTTTATCTAGCCAACGAGGCGAAGCAGCCGAACGCCGATCTCGAGGTCACCGACAAATATACCGGCAAGGTGGCGTTCCGGGTCGCGCAGGCGGATGCGAAGACGATCGACGCGGGCATCGCCGCGGCGGTGAAGGCTGCAGAGCCGATGGCGCGGATGGCGTCCTACGAGCGGCAGGCGGTGCTCCAGCATTGCGTCGATCGCTTCACCGAACGGTTCGACGAGCTCGCTTATGCGCTTTGCGTCGAGGCCGGAAAGCCGATCAACGATGCCGAAGGCGAGGTCACCCGCCTCATCGACACTTTCCGCATCGCCGCCGAGGAATCGGTGCGGATGACGGGCGAGGTGCAGCCGCTCGACATCTCCAAGCGCGCGCGCGGCTATATGGGCATCTGGAAGCGCGTGCCGATCGGGCCGTGCAGCTTCATCTCGCCGTTCAACTTCCCGCTCAACCTTGCCGCGCACAAAATCGCGCCCGCGATCGCGGTCGGCTGCCCGTTCGTGATGAAGCCCGCGAGCCGCACGCCGCTGGGCGCGATCATCATGGGCGAGGTGCTCGCCGAGACCGATCTGCCTAAGGGCGCTTTCTCGATCCTGCCCGCGCACCGCGAAGGTGCCGACATGTTCACCGAGGACGAACGGCTGAAGCTGCTCTCCTTCACGGGATCGCCGGGCGTCGGCTGGGATCTGAAGGCCAAGGCGGGCAAGAAGAAGGTCGTGCTCGAACTCGGCGGCAATGCGGCGGTGATCGTCGACAAGGATGCCGATCTCGAGGACGCGGTCGCACGCATCATCTTCGGCGCCTTCTACCAGTCCGGCCAGAGCTGCATCGGCGTCCAGCGGATCATCATCCACGCCGACATCTACGATGCGCTGAAGGAGAAACTGGCCGCCAAGACGAAGACGCTGGTCGCCGGCGATCCGCACGATCGCAAGACCTTCGTCGGCCCGATGATCGATCTCAAGGAAGCGACCCGGCTCGACAATTGGATCCAGGAAGCGGTCGAAGGCGGCGCCAAGCTACTCGTCGGCGGCAAGCGCGACGGCGCGATGCTGGAGGCAACTCTGCTCGAAGGCGTCGATCGTTCGGCGACTGTCTATCGCGAAGAAGCGTTCGGCCCGGTCGCGATCCTCTCCAAGTTCGACGATTTCGCCGCCGCGCTGGACGAGGTGAACGACAGCAAGTTCGGCCTCCAGGCCGGCATCTTCACCCGCGACATCTTCCAGGTGCTCAACGCCTGGGACCGGCTCGATGTCGGCGGCGTGGTGATCAACGATGTCCCGTCCTACCGCGTCGACAACATGCCCTATGGCGGCGTCAAGGATTCGGGTCTCGGCCGCGAAGGCATCCGCTTCGCCATGGAAGACATGACCGAAATCCGCAACCTGGTGATCCGCCGCCGCGAAGGCTGA
- a CDS encoding GIY-YIG nuclease family protein, whose protein sequence is MARTYWVYIMASRRNGTLYTGVTSDIARRVMEHKNGATAGFTQRYCVTQLVHAEGFENVDEALAREKAVKKWRCAWKLELIEKENPGWRDLYDQVI, encoded by the coding sequence ATGGCCCGAACCTATTGGGTGTACATCATGGCAAGCCGCCGCAACGGCACGCTCTATACCGGCGTGACAAGTGACATCGCGCGTCGTGTCATGGAGCATAAGAATGGCGCAACGGCCGGCTTCACACAGCGCTACTGTGTTACCCAGCTCGTCCACGCGGAAGGGTTCGAGAATGTCGACGAAGCCCTGGCACGTGAAAAGGCCGTCAAGAAATGGCGGTGTGCTTGGAAGCTGGAACTGATCGAGAAGGAAAATCCCGGCTGGCGCGATCTGTATGACCAAGTGATCTGA